A part of Mycolicibacterium sp. TUM20985 genomic DNA contains:
- a CDS encoding HNH endonuclease signature motif containing protein: MISDRVTTAVAAYRAAAAELAELDCDAFTHTELLELLGEVETVPWAMPTLEHRVIARLQREAAPTALGAKSLKDVLTQRLRISGRDAARRLAEATELGPRTAFTGEPLAPMFEPTAVAQSEGRIGPEHVTVISDFFTTLPHWVDPTTREQCETDLLGVATKFGPDDLRRASARLAILIDQDGPEPDDRDRARKRQVHLGPQQPDGMSRITGWLTPEARATWEPILAKQGAPGMCNPDDCTPCTSGTPSQAQIDADTRTLGQRQHDAFVALGRTALSSGELGQHNGLPVTVIVSTTVQDLEKATGSGVTAGGSLLPMADLIRMASHAMHYLVVFDQHTAEVLHCGRSKRIAPTAHRIVLHARDRGCTKPGCTVPGYGTQVHHVNGWAKNHGQTNIDEEVLACGADNRLAEHGWTVTIGPNGVEWIPPPELDTGQPRINYHHHPQRLLAPDDDGDEGDGHAA; encoded by the coding sequence ATGATTTCGGATCGGGTCACCACCGCGGTCGCCGCCTACCGCGCGGCGGCCGCGGAGCTGGCCGAGCTGGACTGCGACGCGTTCACCCACACCGAACTCCTGGAGCTGCTCGGCGAGGTGGAGACCGTCCCGTGGGCGATGCCCACCCTCGAACACCGGGTCATCGCCCGCCTGCAACGCGAAGCCGCCCCGACCGCGCTGGGCGCGAAGTCCTTGAAGGACGTCCTCACCCAACGGTTGCGAATCTCGGGCCGCGACGCCGCCCGCCGCCTCGCCGAGGCCACCGAACTGGGCCCCCGCACCGCGTTCACCGGAGAACCGTTGGCGCCCATGTTCGAGCCGACCGCCGTCGCGCAGTCCGAGGGACGGATCGGGCCCGAACACGTCACCGTGATCAGCGACTTCTTCACCACACTGCCCCACTGGGTGGACCCCACCACCCGCGAACAGTGCGAGACCGACCTGCTGGGGGTGGCGACCAAGTTCGGACCCGACGACCTCCGGCGAGCCAGCGCACGGCTGGCGATCCTGATCGATCAGGACGGCCCCGAACCCGATGACCGCGACCGCGCCCGCAAACGTCAGGTGCACCTCGGTCCGCAGCAGCCCGACGGGATGAGCCGCATCACCGGCTGGCTCACTCCCGAGGCGCGCGCCACCTGGGAACCGATCCTCGCCAAACAGGGCGCCCCGGGCATGTGCAACCCCGATGACTGCACACCGTGCACCTCGGGCACCCCCAGTCAGGCCCAGATCGACGCCGACACCCGCACCCTCGGCCAGCGCCAGCACGACGCGTTCGTCGCGCTGGGACGCACCGCGTTGTCCTCGGGAGAACTCGGCCAGCACAACGGGTTACCGGTCACGGTGATCGTGTCCACCACGGTGCAAGACCTCGAGAAGGCGACCGGCAGCGGCGTGACCGCCGGTGGGTCGCTGCTGCCGATGGCGGATCTGATCCGGATGGCGTCGCACGCGATGCACTACCTGGTGGTGTTCGACCAGCACACCGCCGAGGTGCTGCACTGCGGGCGGTCCAAGCGGATCGCCCCCACAGCGCATCGCATCGTGCTGCACGCCCGCGACCGCGGCTGCACCAAACCCGGCTGCACCGTCCCCGGCTACGGCACCCAGGTCCACCACGTCAACGGCTGGGCCAAGAACCACGGACAAACCAACATCGACGAAGAAGTCCTCGCCTGCGGCGCGGACAACCGCCTCGCCGAACACGGCTGGACCGTCACCATCGGACCCAACGGCGTCGAATGGATCCCACCCCCCGAACTCGACACCGGCCAACCCCGCATCAACTACCACCACCACCCGCAGCGGTTGCTCGCACCCGACGACGACGGTGACGAAGGCGACGGGCACGCGGCGTAG
- a CDS encoding acyl-CoA dehydrogenase, which produces MAIALTEDHQALAESVTGFAARHTPTATTRDALDHLAAGVEQPFWAELVRQALHAVHIPEEFGGQGGGFEELAVVIEAAGAAMLPGPLLPTVLASSVVALGGEGAARDVLLRAFAEGATGAVVPPSHGISAIRRGDGWALSGASLPVLGLMSAAHLVVGAGSPDGEVWLHLDPAAPGVTREMLEGTDLTRDVGGLRLDDVLVVAGDEIVGVDATAARTMTVGLLAADAAGVMRWCRTASVDYAKVREQFGQPIGMFQAVKHKAARLFIAEELASAVAADAIRSLDQDADQQRVAAETAIVIGLGRAVDAVMEAITIHGGIAVTWEHDLHLYWRRAISVAAQAGSVRSAVRRLGEVALGTKRDFTISTSETDDPEFRGWVGGVLDEALALPPDEPSTDDPTKVYTKGRRREFLAAAGLVAAHWPTPWGLGATAAQQVIIAEEYAKRDLAPAKVLVGDWAVPTILAHGTEAQKERFAGPTLRGDIIWCQLFSEPQAGSDLASLNTKAEKVDGGWTLNGQKVWTSDAHHAHWAICLARTEPDAAKKHRGLSYFLVDMHAPGVTVRPLRQPSGDAHFNEVFLDEVFVPDDLLLGQRGEGWALTMTTLGSERTTISSMMTLGDDDRVRRIIDEGSYWGDRADAIEALGEIVAETTGVAALNYRESVRQLHGDRLSPGTSVVKAASAELGRTTAAISLDLIGPGASLRHAPADVVSNEMFVPAFLIGGGTVEIQLNVIAERILGLPRG; this is translated from the coding sequence ATGGCCATCGCTCTGACCGAAGACCACCAGGCGCTCGCCGAGTCCGTGACCGGCTTCGCGGCACGGCACACCCCGACCGCGACGACGCGTGACGCGCTCGACCACCTCGCGGCGGGAGTCGAGCAGCCGTTCTGGGCCGAACTGGTTCGCCAAGCGCTGCACGCCGTCCACATTCCCGAGGAGTTCGGCGGCCAGGGCGGTGGCTTCGAGGAACTGGCCGTCGTCATCGAAGCTGCCGGCGCCGCAATGCTTCCCGGGCCGCTGCTGCCGACGGTGCTGGCCAGTTCGGTGGTGGCGCTCGGCGGGGAAGGAGCCGCGCGGGATGTCCTGCTCCGGGCCTTCGCCGAGGGGGCGACGGGCGCCGTCGTCCCACCGTCGCACGGCATCTCGGCGATACGTCGCGGTGATGGCTGGGCGCTCTCGGGTGCGAGCCTGCCGGTGCTCGGCCTGATGTCGGCCGCACATCTGGTCGTCGGCGCGGGTTCCCCGGACGGTGAGGTCTGGCTGCACCTCGATCCCGCCGCGCCAGGTGTCACCCGGGAAATGCTGGAGGGTACCGATCTGACTCGCGACGTGGGTGGACTGCGACTCGACGACGTCCTGGTGGTGGCCGGCGACGAGATCGTCGGTGTGGACGCGACCGCGGCCAGGACCATGACGGTGGGGCTGCTCGCGGCCGATGCGGCCGGCGTGATGCGGTGGTGCCGCACGGCGTCGGTCGACTACGCCAAGGTGCGCGAACAGTTCGGGCAGCCCATCGGGATGTTCCAGGCCGTCAAGCACAAGGCCGCGCGGTTGTTCATCGCCGAGGAGTTGGCGTCCGCCGTCGCGGCCGACGCCATCCGCAGCCTCGATCAGGATGCCGATCAGCAACGGGTCGCGGCGGAGACGGCGATCGTCATCGGCCTCGGCCGCGCGGTCGACGCGGTGATGGAGGCGATCACCATTCACGGCGGTATCGCCGTCACCTGGGAGCACGACCTCCACCTGTACTGGCGACGGGCGATCAGCGTTGCGGCACAGGCTGGTTCGGTGCGGTCGGCCGTCCGCCGGCTCGGCGAGGTGGCGCTCGGCACGAAGCGGGACTTCACGATCTCGACCAGTGAGACCGACGACCCCGAGTTCCGCGGATGGGTGGGCGGTGTACTCGACGAGGCGCTCGCGTTACCGCCCGACGAACCGAGTACCGACGATCCGACGAAGGTCTACACCAAGGGGCGCCGCCGCGAATTCCTCGCTGCGGCAGGGCTGGTCGCGGCGCACTGGCCCACACCGTGGGGGCTCGGCGCGACGGCCGCACAGCAGGTGATCATCGCCGAGGAGTACGCCAAGCGGGACCTCGCCCCGGCGAAGGTGTTGGTCGGCGACTGGGCGGTGCCAACGATCCTCGCGCACGGTACGGAGGCGCAGAAGGAACGGTTCGCCGGCCCCACGCTGCGCGGTGACATCATCTGGTGCCAGCTGTTCAGCGAGCCGCAGGCGGGATCGGACCTGGCGAGCCTGAACACCAAGGCCGAGAAGGTCGATGGCGGTTGGACACTGAACGGGCAGAAGGTGTGGACGTCGGATGCGCACCACGCGCACTGGGCGATCTGTCTGGCGCGCACCGAGCCGGACGCCGCGAAGAAGCACCGCGGGCTGAGCTACTTCCTGGTCGACATGCACGCGCCCGGCGTGACCGTGCGACCACTGCGGCAGCCCAGCGGTGACGCGCACTTCAACGAGGTCTTCCTCGACGAGGTCTTCGTGCCCGATGACCTACTACTCGGGCAGCGCGGCGAGGGCTGGGCGCTGACCATGACCACGCTGGGGAGCGAGCGGACGACGATCAGCTCGATGATGACACTCGGTGACGACGACCGCGTGCGCAGGATCATCGACGAGGGTTCGTACTGGGGAGATCGCGCCGACGCCATCGAGGCGCTCGGGGAGATCGTCGCCGAGACGACCGGCGTTGCGGCGCTGAACTATCGGGAATCGGTACGTCAGCTCCACGGCGACCGCCTCAGCCCGGGAACGTCGGTGGTGAAGGCCGCGTCGGCGGAACTCGGTCGCACGACCGCAGCCATCTCCCTGGACCTCATCGGTCCGGGGGCCAGTCTCCGGCACGCACCCGCCGACGTGGTCTCCAACGAGATGTTCGTGCCGGCATTCCTCATCGGCGGGGGCACGGTGGAGATCCAGTTGAACGTGATCGCCGAGCGGATCCTGGGCTTGCCGCGCGGGTAG
- a CDS encoding acyl-CoA dehydrogenase family protein, with protein sequence MTLTTLQHDDVIATAAGMRDLVRAEATESERLRTLSPAIVDEMWATGLMTAFNPGEAGGVEPSFAEMINTWIEMAWQDGSFGWTGIANLPSSFAAASYLPDEGFAEVFTAHDNHVTMGGQFAPNGQGVVTDGGYRLTGSWSFGSGTGHAQYVAAGFIPMDDGEMRWISEGIPELMVALLPRAEVTFTDGWNVQGLKGTGSYDYNVADVFVPAYRTFRLFTTEPLRGGSPAGRMGMMPVTAAGHAAWALGVAKSMLDDVQELAATKYRMSDMESLATRPTFQKDLAHHVAAWRAARLLVLEAFGTAEAEVAAGDGLTPTLRVDMRVAAVYATDVARECAQWAHLAAGTTSIREGSRLERAFRDVYTGTQHAFISEKVAIDSAQVWLGIIEDHFSL encoded by the coding sequence ATGACCCTGACAACGCTCCAACACGATGACGTCATCGCGACGGCCGCGGGGATGCGCGACCTGGTACGCGCCGAGGCCACGGAGTCCGAGCGGTTGCGGACCCTGTCGCCCGCGATCGTCGACGAGATGTGGGCCACCGGCCTTATGACGGCGTTCAATCCCGGCGAGGCGGGTGGGGTGGAGCCGTCCTTCGCCGAGATGATCAACACGTGGATCGAAATGGCCTGGCAGGATGGGTCATTCGGCTGGACCGGGATCGCGAATCTGCCATCGTCGTTCGCCGCGGCGTCGTATCTGCCCGACGAGGGTTTCGCCGAGGTGTTCACCGCCCACGACAACCACGTCACCATGGGCGGCCAGTTCGCCCCGAACGGCCAAGGCGTCGTCACCGACGGCGGCTACCGGCTGACCGGGTCGTGGAGTTTCGGATCCGGCACCGGGCATGCGCAGTACGTGGCCGCGGGCTTCATCCCGATGGACGACGGTGAGATGCGCTGGATCAGCGAGGGCATCCCCGAACTCATGGTGGCGCTGCTGCCGCGTGCAGAGGTGACCTTCACCGACGGCTGGAACGTGCAGGGACTCAAGGGAACCGGGTCCTATGATTACAACGTCGCCGACGTGTTCGTGCCGGCGTACCGCACGTTTCGGTTGTTCACCACCGAGCCGTTGCGCGGCGGATCGCCGGCCGGGCGGATGGGCATGATGCCGGTGACCGCGGCAGGCCACGCGGCATGGGCGCTGGGCGTCGCGAAGAGCATGCTCGACGACGTCCAGGAACTGGCGGCCACCAAGTACCGGATGAGTGACATGGAGTCACTGGCCACCCGGCCCACCTTCCAGAAGGACCTGGCGCATCACGTCGCGGCCTGGCGGGCTGCGCGATTGCTGGTGCTCGAGGCGTTCGGCACCGCCGAGGCCGAGGTCGCGGCGGGGGACGGCCTCACCCCGACGCTGCGGGTCGACATGCGGGTGGCCGCGGTCTACGCCACCGACGTGGCCCGCGAGTGCGCACAGTGGGCCCATCTCGCTGCGGGCACGACCTCGATCCGCGAGGGCAGCCGGCTCGAGCGGGCGTTCCGCGACGTGTACACCGGCACCCAGCATGCGTTCATCAGCGAGAAGGTCGCGATCGACTCCGCGCAGGTGTGGCTGGGCATCATCGAGGATCATTTCTCCTTGTGA
- a CDS encoding TauD/TfdA dioxygenase family protein, which yields MPDYDPLTPVGATVTGLRVDAIGARLADELRDVLAEHGVIVLPGQDDVDDDAFLRFLRSFGDTVFTAGETPVPGHDELNVISNVGRTTPPRSTFHTDTSYVRKPPAYTALRAVTVPAQGGQTLFTNQYSAYQRLPAQIRSWLDGRTITHVVTGLDLDEEHETSAEHPVFQAHPRSGRTALYLSTPARCASVSGLSPRLAKVAVSFLFEFSTSEDNVHRHAWSPGDVVMWDNRCVLHRADHDGVIGDRVMHRGMVADVP from the coding sequence GTGCCTGACTACGACCCCTTGACCCCGGTCGGTGCCACCGTCACCGGTCTGAGGGTCGACGCGATCGGCGCGCGGCTCGCGGACGAACTGCGTGACGTGCTCGCGGAGCACGGGGTGATCGTCCTACCCGGGCAGGACGACGTGGACGACGACGCGTTCCTGCGCTTCCTGCGCAGCTTCGGCGACACGGTGTTCACGGCCGGTGAGACCCCAGTGCCCGGTCACGACGAGCTCAACGTCATCAGCAACGTCGGGCGCACCACGCCACCGCGGTCGACCTTCCACACCGACACCAGCTACGTGCGAAAGCCGCCCGCCTACACTGCATTACGCGCGGTAACCGTCCCGGCCCAGGGCGGTCAGACGCTCTTCACCAACCAGTACTCCGCGTACCAGAGGCTGCCCGCCCAGATCCGCAGCTGGCTGGACGGCCGCACGATCACCCACGTCGTCACCGGACTAGACCTCGACGAGGAACACGAGACGTCGGCTGAGCACCCCGTCTTCCAGGCCCACCCGCGGTCGGGACGGACGGCGCTCTACCTGTCGACCCCTGCACGTTGCGCATCGGTCAGCGGCCTCTCGCCGCGGCTGGCGAAGGTTGCCGTGTCGTTCTTGTTCGAGTTCTCCACTAGCGAGGACAACGTCCATCGACACGCGTGGTCGCCGGGCGACGTCGTGATGTGGGACAACCGGTGCGTGCTGCACCGCGCCGACCACGACGGAGTGATCGGCGATCGCGTCATGCACCGCGGGATGGTCGCGGACGTTCCGTGA
- a CDS encoding D-alanine--D-alanine ligase family protein, producing the protein MALSVLHLVGSAVDEFHADLSRLYAGACLDALVDSERYDVHLAYVSPDGTWRFPGDLRPTSLASAVTMSLPEAVAHLELLNVDVVVPQMFCLPGMTAYRALFDVLGIAYVGNPPDVMAIAADKAKARAIVAAAGVAVPAGEVVRRGERSQLPPPVVVKPVDADNSMGVTLIRDAADYDAAVEHALDHGSAVLVETYVELGREVRCGIVVRGGELVCLPLEEYAVDPVTKPIRGRDDKLNRTDGGDLYLVAKDPSWAWIVPEDDPITEAVWEAARRCHVALGCRHYGLFDFRIDPDGRPWFLEAGPYCSFAPGSVIAVMAAAAGTSVGDLFADAVRELDLGAARCLTTTP; encoded by the coding sequence GTGGCGCTCTCGGTCCTGCATCTCGTCGGGTCCGCGGTGGACGAGTTTCACGCCGACCTGTCCCGGTTGTACGCCGGGGCGTGCCTGGACGCTCTCGTGGACTCCGAGCGCTACGACGTGCACCTGGCCTACGTGTCCCCCGATGGCACCTGGCGCTTTCCCGGTGACCTACGGCCGACGTCTCTGGCCTCGGCGGTGACCATGTCACTGCCCGAAGCCGTTGCGCACCTGGAACTCCTGAACGTCGACGTGGTCGTGCCGCAGATGTTCTGCCTTCCCGGGATGACGGCGTATCGCGCGCTGTTCGACGTCCTCGGGATCGCGTACGTGGGAAACCCGCCCGACGTGATGGCGATCGCGGCCGACAAGGCCAAGGCCAGGGCGATCGTGGCCGCGGCGGGTGTCGCGGTGCCCGCGGGTGAGGTGGTGCGTCGCGGTGAGCGATCGCAGCTCCCGCCACCCGTCGTCGTCAAGCCGGTCGATGCCGACAATTCGATGGGGGTGACCCTGATACGCGATGCGGCGGACTACGACGCCGCGGTGGAACACGCGCTCGATCACGGGTCCGCGGTACTCGTCGAGACATACGTCGAGCTGGGCCGGGAAGTGCGGTGCGGCATCGTCGTTCGAGGCGGCGAGCTGGTCTGCCTGCCGCTCGAGGAGTATGCCGTCGACCCGGTGACCAAGCCGATTCGCGGACGCGACGACAAGCTGAATCGGACCGACGGGGGTGACCTGTACCTGGTGGCCAAGGACCCCAGCTGGGCGTGGATCGTGCCGGAGGACGACCCGATCACCGAGGCGGTCTGGGAGGCGGCGCGCCGGTGCCACGTGGCCCTGGGGTGCAGGCACTACGGTCTGTTCGACTTCCGGATCGATCCCGACGGCAGGCCGTGGTTCCTCGAAGCGGGCCCGTACTGCTCGTTCGCCCCGGGCAGCGTCATCGCGGTCATGGCCGCGGCAGCGGGCACCAGCGTGGGCGATCTGTTCGCCGACGCGGTGCGCGAACTCGACCTGGGAGCGGCGCGGTGCCTGACTACGACCCCTTGA
- a CDS encoding ATP-grasp domain-containing protein, with product MTALLETGTPATASLLQRRGFNPGRTVATLAGLALTLPVDLGLVAAALAVRRRNPLVHRTIGARRTVLISGGKMTKALQLARSFHSAGHRVILVESPKYRFTGHRFSRAVDAFYSVPEPTAPDYADALLDVVEKEGVDFFVPVSSPAASVHDAAARRLLDGVCEVIHVGGDAIAMLDDKAEFSRAAADLGLRVPDFRRITDARQVEEFDFPEGRSYILKRIAYNPVGRMDLTRLTRDTPERNAAFARSLSISEDDPWILQEFIEGKEYCTHGTVRHGWLQVYACCESSAFQINYENVDKPEIRSWVEEFVGAFDLTGQASFDFIEGADGHAYAIECNPRTHSAITMFYDHPQVASAYLDDGHPVITPRPGSRPTYWIYHELWRLLTQADRLGRLRTILRGKDAIFTWWDPLPYLMVHHLQIPALLWANLRARRGWTRIDFNIGKLVEPGGD from the coding sequence GTGACAGCGCTGCTCGAAACCGGCACCCCGGCCACCGCGAGCCTGCTCCAGCGCCGAGGCTTCAACCCCGGTCGCACCGTCGCCACTCTCGCCGGGCTGGCCCTGACGTTGCCCGTCGACCTGGGTCTGGTGGCCGCCGCACTGGCGGTCCGGAGGCGAAATCCTCTGGTCCACCGGACGATCGGCGCGCGACGGACCGTCCTCATCAGCGGTGGCAAGATGACGAAGGCGCTGCAGCTGGCCCGGTCGTTCCACTCGGCGGGCCATCGGGTGATCCTCGTCGAGTCGCCCAAGTACCGCTTCACGGGGCACCGGTTCTCCCGCGCGGTCGACGCGTTCTACTCCGTGCCGGAGCCGACCGCGCCCGACTATGCCGACGCGCTCCTCGACGTCGTCGAGAAGGAAGGGGTGGACTTCTTCGTGCCGGTGTCGAGCCCCGCCGCGAGCGTTCACGATGCGGCGGCACGGCGCCTGCTCGACGGTGTCTGCGAAGTGATCCACGTCGGCGGGGACGCCATTGCGATGCTCGACGACAAGGCCGAGTTCTCCCGGGCCGCCGCGGATTTGGGCTTGCGCGTACCCGACTTCCGCAGAATCACCGACGCCCGTCAGGTCGAGGAATTCGACTTCCCCGAAGGGCGGAGCTACATCCTCAAGCGAATCGCGTACAACCCGGTGGGGCGGATGGACCTCACCCGGTTGACCCGTGACACGCCGGAGCGCAACGCCGCCTTCGCGCGCTCGCTGTCGATCTCCGAGGACGATCCGTGGATCCTGCAGGAGTTCATCGAGGGCAAGGAGTACTGCACCCACGGCACGGTCCGACACGGTTGGCTGCAGGTCTACGCGTGTTGTGAGTCGTCGGCGTTCCAGATCAACTACGAGAACGTCGACAAGCCGGAGATTCGTTCGTGGGTGGAAGAATTCGTCGGCGCGTTCGACCTCACCGGTCAGGCCTCCTTCGACTTCATCGAGGGGGCCGACGGCCATGCCTACGCCATCGAGTGCAACCCACGCACCCACTCGGCGATCACCATGTTCTACGACCACCCGCAGGTGGCCTCGGCGTACCTCGACGACGGACACCCCGTCATCACCCCCCGCCCGGGGTCCCGTCCGACCTACTGGATCTACCACGAACTGTGGCGTCTGCTGACCCAGGCCGACCGCCTGGGTCGACTCAGGACGATCCTCCGCGGTAAGGACGCGATCTTCACGTGGTGGGATCCATTGCCCTATCTGATGGTTCACCATCTGCAGATCCCGGCGCTGCTGTGGGCCAACCTGCGGGCCCGTCGGGGCTGGACGCGGATCGACTTCAACATCGGCAAGCTCGTCGAGCCGGGGGGTGACTGA
- a CDS encoding O-methyltransferase, translating into MTDVAVLSTGRAAQARPVTPSTILAAELADLCRELDAVPGVDPVLAQRFRRARDLAAGLDPYLDQCTTPESPALAELAHRTRETDWESAPGEVRLEQEMLSGHVEGQVLKFLVHLAGATRVLEIGMFTGYSALAMAEALPDDGTLVACEIDSAVAAFAQESFDTSPAGRKIAIEVGPAIDTLRRLAAAGREFDFVFVDADKPGYLDYVEFLLGSTLLAPRAVIAVDNTLMQGETYADVDISRNGAAISGFNAALTYDPRVEQVLIPLRDGLTLIRRTPR; encoded by the coding sequence GTGACCGACGTCGCGGTGCTGTCGACCGGCCGGGCCGCGCAGGCTCGACCGGTGACGCCATCGACGATCCTGGCCGCCGAGCTCGCGGACCTGTGCCGCGAGCTCGATGCGGTCCCCGGCGTCGATCCGGTTCTCGCACAACGGTTCCGGCGAGCCCGTGATCTGGCGGCGGGGCTGGACCCGTACCTCGATCAGTGCACGACCCCGGAGTCGCCGGCGTTGGCCGAATTGGCGCACCGCACGCGGGAGACGGACTGGGAGTCGGCGCCGGGCGAGGTTCGGCTTGAGCAGGAGATGCTGTCCGGCCACGTCGAGGGCCAGGTGTTGAAGTTCCTGGTGCATCTCGCCGGGGCCACCCGGGTGCTGGAGATCGGCATGTTCACCGGGTACTCCGCGTTGGCGATGGCCGAGGCGTTGCCCGACGACGGGACGCTGGTCGCCTGTGAGATCGACTCGGCGGTGGCAGCATTCGCCCAAGAGAGCTTCGACACGTCACCGGCGGGACGCAAGATTGCGATCGAGGTCGGACCGGCCATCGATACGCTGCGCCGGCTGGCGGCCGCGGGCCGAGAGTTCGACTTCGTCTTCGTCGACGCCGACAAGCCCGGCTATCTCGACTACGTGGAGTTCCTGCTCGGCAGCACGCTGCTGGCACCGCGGGCGGTCATCGCCGTCGACAACACCCTGATGCAGGGCGAAACCTATGCGGACGTGGACATCTCGCGCAACGGTGCAGCGATCTCGGGTTTCAACGCGGCACTCACCTACGACCCACGCGTCGAGCAGGTGCTGATCCCGTTGCGCGACGGGCTGACGCTGATCCGGCGGACGCCTCGGTGA
- a CDS encoding sedoheptulose 7-phosphate cyclase: MSNLQARVTVSDRTFHVTGYEKIEYSLVYVEGVFAIDNTDLADSYRPYGRALMVVDDTVYEIYGEQIRAYFDYHDIALTVIPVQIRETAKSLDTFERIVGEFDAFGLVRTEPVLVVGGGLTTDVAGFACASYRRNTPYIRIPTTLIGLIDASVSIKVAVNYGKHKNRLGAYHASQKVLLDFSFLKTLPEDQVRNGMAELIKIAVVGNAGIFELLEEHGAQLLQTRFGHLDGTPELRAVGERVTHQAIATMLELEAPNLHEIDLDRVIAFGHTWSPTLELTPSVPFFHGHAINIDMALSTTLAEKRGHITVADRDRVHGVMSSLGLALDSEYLTPELLDSATSSILKTRDGLLRAAIPNPIGHCRFLNDVTTGELTDTLTLHKKICLDHPRGGDGVDVFTVPEQDVES; this comes from the coding sequence ATGAGCAACCTTCAGGCCCGAGTGACCGTGAGCGACAGAACGTTCCACGTCACGGGTTACGAGAAGATCGAGTACAGCCTGGTGTACGTCGAAGGCGTATTCGCCATCGACAACACCGATCTCGCGGACAGTTACCGTCCGTACGGCCGCGCCCTGATGGTCGTCGACGACACGGTCTACGAAATCTACGGCGAGCAGATCCGTGCGTACTTCGACTACCACGACATCGCGCTGACCGTCATTCCGGTGCAGATCCGGGAGACGGCCAAGTCGTTGGATACCTTCGAACGGATCGTCGGTGAGTTCGACGCCTTCGGGTTGGTACGGACCGAACCGGTGCTCGTGGTCGGCGGAGGCCTGACCACCGACGTCGCCGGATTCGCCTGTGCCAGCTATCGGCGCAACACCCCCTACATCCGGATCCCCACCACGCTGATCGGCCTGATCGACGCCAGTGTGTCGATCAAGGTCGCCGTCAATTACGGCAAGCACAAGAACCGGCTGGGGGCCTACCACGCGTCACAGAAGGTTTTGCTGGACTTCTCGTTCCTCAAGACCCTGCCCGAGGATCAGGTGCGCAACGGCATGGCGGAGCTCATCAAGATCGCCGTGGTCGGCAACGCGGGCATCTTCGAACTGCTCGAAGAGCACGGCGCCCAGTTGCTCCAGACGCGGTTCGGGCACCTCGACGGCACACCCGAGTTGCGGGCCGTCGGCGAGCGGGTCACGCATCAGGCCATTGCCACGATGCTGGAACTCGAAGCGCCCAACCTGCACGAGATCGACCTGGACCGCGTGATCGCGTTCGGCCACACCTGGAGCCCCACATTGGAGCTCACACCGTCCGTACCGTTCTTCCACGGGCACGCCATCAACATCGACATGGCGCTGTCGACGACGCTGGCCGAGAAGCGGGGTCACATCACGGTCGCCGACCGGGACCGGGTACACGGCGTGATGAGTTCGCTGGGCCTTGCGCTGGACAGTGAGTACCTCACCCCGGAGCTCCTCGACTCCGCGACGTCGTCGATCCTGAAGACCCGTGACGGTCTGCTGCGGGCGGCGATTCCCAATCCGATCGGGCACTGCCGCTTCCTGAATGACGTCACCACCGGCGAGTTGACCGACACCCTGACGTTGCACAAGAAGATCTGCCTGGACCATCCCCGCGGCGGTGACGGCGTCGACGTCTTCACGGTGCCCGAGCAGGACGTCGAGTCGTGA
- a CDS encoding HAD family hydrolase has protein sequence MSAILFGSISTLADTSELQRQAFNDAFEAFALDWQWSREDYRSMLTSSGGANRIEEYAASRGQDVDAAAVHAKKSQLFQDLLRTADVSPRPGVVETVEEAKRGQHKVGFVTTTSQGNIDALLSALRPHISAEMFDLIVASDSVSSPKPDPAAYEFALERLGEDTTSVVAIEDNVGGVKAAKAAGITCIAFPNANTAGGDFSTAAETVDSLDAGRVVGIATS, from the coding sequence ATGTCAGCAATTCTCTTCGGCTCGATCAGCACCCTCGCCGACACCTCTGAACTGCAACGTCAAGCCTTCAACGACGCCTTCGAGGCCTTCGCCCTCGACTGGCAGTGGTCCCGTGAGGACTACCGCTCGATGCTGACCTCCAGCGGTGGCGCCAACCGGATCGAGGAGTACGCCGCTTCCCGTGGACAGGACGTCGACGCCGCGGCCGTCCACGCCAAGAAGTCGCAGCTCTTCCAGGACCTGCTGCGCACGGCCGACGTCTCGCCACGGCCGGGGGTGGTTGAGACGGTCGAGGAGGCCAAGCGCGGCCAGCACAAGGTCGGCTTCGTCACCACCACGTCGCAGGGCAACATCGACGCCCTGCTCTCGGCCCTGCGCCCGCACATCAGCGCCGAGATGTTCGACCTGATCGTGGCCAGCGACTCGGTGTCCAGCCCGAAGCCCGACCCGGCCGCGTACGAGTTCGCGCTCGAACGACTGGGCGAGGACACCACGAGCGTGGTGGCGATCGAGGACAACGTCGGCGGGGTCAAGGCCGCGAAGGCCGCAGGCATCACCTGCATCGCCTTCCCGAACGCGAACACCGCGGGCGGCGACTTCTCCACGGCCGCGGAGACCGTCGACTCGCTCGACGCCGGTCGCGTCGTCGGCATCGCCACGTCCTGA